From the Magnetospirillum sp. 15-1 genome, the window CGCCATGGGCTCGCGGCCGCTGAAGTCGCTGACCTTCGTGGTCTTCGACACCGAGACCACCGGCCTGCATCCCTCCCAGGGCGACCAGATCGTCTCCATCGCCGGGGTGCGCATCGTCAACGGCCGCATCCTGTCGGGAGAGAGCTTCAACCGCATCGTCAATCCCGGCCGGCCCATTCCGGCGGAATCCATCCGCTATCACGGCATCACCGACGAGATAGGTGGTGGACAAGCCGCCGGCCGACGTGGTGCTGCCCCAGTTCCGCTCCTATGTGGCCGATGCCGTGCTGGTGGCCCACAACGCCGCCTTCGACCTCAAGTTCCTGCGCATGCGCGAGAAGCAGATGGGGATTCGGTTCGACAGTCCGGTGCTGGACACCATGATCTTGTCCAACTTCCTGGACGGGCCGGAAGCCGGGCATTCCCTCGACGATATCTGCGAGCGCTACGGCATCGAGATCACCGACCGCCATACGGCGCTGGGCGATTCCATGGTCACTGCGGCGGTGCTGCTGCGCCAGATCGAGGCCCTGGAGGGACGGGGCATCCATACCCTGGAC encodes:
- a CDS encoding exonuclease domain-containing protein; translation: MLVAHNAAFDLKFLRMREKQMGIRFDSPVLDTMILSNFLDGPEAGHSLDDICERYGIEITDRHTALGDSMVTAAVLLRQIEALEGRGIHTLDEAVKTLDIAMILHERQRVL